A single window of Vanessa atalanta chromosome 27, ilVanAtal1.2, whole genome shotgun sequence DNA harbors:
- the LOC125074439 gene encoding chorion class A protein L11-like — protein sequence MSTFAFLLLCVQACLIQNVYSQYIGGPLGCGCEAGLAGPLGYGRGLGIAGLGCEAGLTGYGLGLGLGAPYGAAYGGAGVGDVSVAGEMGVAGNTLVAGQVPILGAVEFGGIVPAAGAVSIAGSCGCGCGGGYIY from the exons ATGTCTACCTTCGCTTTCCTCCTCCTCTGCGTCCAAGCTTGCTTGATTCAG aatgtaTACAGCCAGTACATCGGTGGTCCTCTTGGATGTGGATGTGAAGCCGGTCTGGCTGGACCCCTTGGCTACGGCCGAGGCCTAGGCATCGCTGGCTTAGGCTGTGAAGCCGGTCTAACTGGTTACGGATTGGGCCTTGGTCTTGGTGCTCCATACGGTGCTGCCTACGGAGGTGCCGGTGTCGGTGATGTATCAGTCGCTGGTGAAATGGGCGTCGCTGGTAACACCCTGGTCGCTGGTCAAGTGCCAATCCTCGGTGCTGTCGAGTTCGGAGGTATCGTGCCGGCTGCTGGAGCTGTCTCCATTGCTGGTAGCTGCGGTTGCGGCTGCGGTGGTGGTTACATTTACTGA